The following coding sequences are from one Candidatus Neomarinimicrobiota bacterium window:
- the obgE gene encoding GTPase ObgE gives MFVDYAVLKVKAGNGGNGIISFRREKHVPKGGPDGGNGGNGGSIIAETDSNLSTLQDIKYRKSYKGKRGMHGSGANKSGKRGDPVIIKVPPGTLIKNADTGELIADLTEPDESVVVAKGGRGGKGNASFKTATFQNPDESELGTKGEEVTLELELKLLADVGIVGYPNAGKSTLLSRISSARPKIADYPFTTLEPNLGIVRIEDYKSFLVADIPGLIEGAHKGKGLGDRFLKHIERTKIILYLIDFLEESPADTFKKLKHELSSYKVDLSSKPYLVSLNKIDALEESKRKSGSQIGDKEPFMISAVSGEGVDSLLHGLWDELKKLSD, from the coding sequence TTGTTTGTTGATTACGCCGTATTAAAAGTTAAAGCCGGAAATGGCGGCAACGGGATAATTAGCTTCCGAAGGGAAAAACACGTTCCGAAAGGCGGACCCGATGGGGGGAACGGCGGTAACGGCGGAAGCATAATCGCTGAGACAGATTCCAATCTTTCAACACTTCAGGACATTAAGTATCGGAAAAGCTACAAAGGAAAAAGGGGAATGCACGGTTCCGGCGCGAATAAGAGCGGCAAAAGAGGCGACCCGGTGATAATCAAAGTGCCGCCCGGCACCCTGATAAAAAACGCTGACACAGGGGAGTTAATAGCCGACCTGACCGAACCGGACGAAAGCGTTGTTGTTGCGAAAGGAGGTAGGGGCGGAAAAGGAAATGCTTCTTTTAAAACGGCAACGTTTCAAAATCCCGATGAATCTGAATTGGGAACCAAAGGAGAAGAAGTCACACTCGAGCTGGAACTTAAATTATTGGCTGACGTGGGAATCGTCGGCTATCCGAATGCGGGGAAATCTACACTGCTATCACGCATAAGCTCTGCCAGACCTAAGATTGCCGATTACCCGTTCACTACGCTTGAGCCTAATCTCGGTATCGTCCGTATAGAAGACTATAAAAGCTTCCTGGTTGCCGATATACCCGGCTTGATAGAGGGCGCGCACAAAGGGAAGGGACTTGGCGACCGCTTCCTTAAACATATCGAACGAACAAAAATTATTTTGTATCTGATAGATTTTCTCGAAGAATCTCCCGCTGATACATTTAAAAAGTTAAAGCATGAATTGTCTTCGTATAAAGTTGACCTGTCGAGTAAGCCTTATCTTGTTTCCTTGAATAAGATAGATGCCCTTGAAGAATCGAAAAGAAAATCAGGCTCGCAAATTGGAGATAAAGAACCCTTTATGATATCCGCCGTCAGTGGCGAAGGAGTGGATTCATTACTACACGGATTATGGGATGAGCTCAAAAAACTTTCCGATTGA